The genomic stretch GCTTTTTTTAATTCTTGAAGTTTTTCTTTTACAAAATTTAATTCTTTTGATTTACTCTCGGTTTCAGTTTTTATATCATTCTCCAAATTGTCTTTCTCATTTTGCAAAACAGTTATATCATTTTCTAAGCCCGATTTAATTTTAAGTAATTCTTCTTCCTTCGTTTTATTAAGATTTTCTAATTCAGAACTTACTTTTTGTAATTCCTCTTGCTTTTGATGTAACTCTTGTTGGATTATATCTTTTCTTGTTGAGAATGTTTCAACATTGCTTTTTAGTTCAAACTCTTCATTTTGTAGTCTTTCAATTTCAATTTTTATGTTGTGAATCTCTGGAATTAGTAGAGCAAGTTCTTTGTTTGAAAATATTACGTTCTCAGTATTTTTAATAATTTCAGCAATTCTCTTGTTTTCAGATATATATTTGTCTATTGATTTTATTTTATATGTTTTACTCAGAATATCTAATAAATTTTCTATATGCTGTTTATCAAAAGTTTCTGAATTTTCAGTTAGTACAAATTTAAACTCTTTAATTATTTCAGTGTCATCCTTGAAATCAAGAGTATTTAAAAGTTCAAATTTATTAAAAGAAGGAATATGAATTTTACGAGTAACCTCATTAACCGTAAATTCAATATAAATTTCATTTGTAAGTTTATATTCTCCAAAAGGTTTCCATAGATTTTTTTCTACGTTGAAATATCCTTCACTATCCTTTCCTAAAACTTTAAATGGTCCAACAATCTTATTATTTGTTTCAATAAATATTGGGGTATTATCTTCTACATAAATATCTAGTATTAATGAATCTAAATAAGAATCCAATAATTTAATTCTAGAAGTTGATTCGTCTATTATTCCATTAAATATTTCAACAACATCATTTTTATCAGTTGGATAGATATAAGAATCTACTGTAGCGCATTTAGGTAACTTAGAGCCTTCATAATATCTAGAATTGTCGTATATATTTCCAAAAGATATTTTAATCAGCTCGTTTAAATGAAATCTTGATAAAGACCTGTCGTTTATAGTTTTATGAGGAATTACGACTATCTTTTCCATATCATCATTATTAATATCCTGAACCTGTCCATTCTCATAATATAAAATCGGAATAATATTTCGATCAGGAAAATCTTCATCTTTTACCGCTAAAACATAATTGCTTGAACTAAATCTATGTGCATAATCATTCCTGTAACTAAACTCGAAATCGCTTAAGCTTCCCTTTTTCATTTTAAATAATTTGAATAATTAAATTTAGATATAATTTTTGAATGTTAATCTAATAAACAAGAAATTAATAATTTGTATAAAAAATCATTATTGTCCGACTAAAATCGGGTATAAATCTGCTGTAACTCTCTATAGTAAAGGACTACAGCATAAAAAGTTATTGTTTCAAAATTGGGGGAGTACCCCCGATTTTTTTTCTATGGTGTAAAAGCAAAAGAAGCGTTGTGTGTTTTTCTCCATGCCTTATACGTGTCTTTGATAAACTCTAACAACGATACATAGCTCATCAGGTGCAATCTTATAACGGTGATCATGTTGGCAAAAGATTTCCTGGTTGCAGCTTTCTTCCTAATGACCACCATCAGCAGTTGTGCTATTAGTACGCAATATACCTGCATTTTAATAGCATTCACACTATTGCCCCAAAAGTAACGCAACGGAAAGTTCTGCTTGATTTGCTTGAACAACAATTCTATCATCCACCTGTTTTTGTATATCGTGGCTATCTGCGAAGCCGGTAAAGTAAAATTGTTGGTAATGAACACATATGCCTTGCCATCCTGGGTCTGGAACGTGATGCGCCTTAGCTTGAGCCGTTGTTCCTGTCCATTGCCGGTTTTTACCCCGATGGTGATGTATTGTTCTTTCAACACGCCTTTTGCATTTTTTTTCTTTGTTCTGTCCACCAATACTTTGGTTACGTGAAAAACAGCATTGTCCTTCATCCTGGTAACAAACCATATTTTCTGTTCCGTCCATTTCAAAAACTGACGATACACATTGTAGGCTTTATCGAACACCAGCCAACTGTTGGCAGGTAAATCCAACTCGTACAGAAACTTACGGTCATGCTCCCGGGCGGCGGTCATACGCACAAACTCAGCCACTCCGCTAAAGGCATCCATCATTGTGTGTACTTTGATGCCGCCTTTCTTGCGGCTCCCGTCTTTAGTGTTGCGCCCTACGCCACGAAGCAATTCGCTGAACAACTGAATAGTGCTGCTGTCAATTATTTTCAGATTACGGATGCTCAAGCCCCTTAACCGGCTGTCCGAGATAAAACTGTGGTATTGCTGTAACAATTCGGTATAAATCGTTTCGAACACCAGAAAACTTCTTTTGCTGTTGGCATCCGACAGCGTGCTGCGCGCAGGCGCTTTATCAAAACCCAGGTGAACCAACTTGCCTTCACAGGCTAACATCCCCTCGCACAGCTCCCGCAAACCGTTGCAATAGCTGAATACACCATACAGCAGGCTTATCAAATGTATACGTACCGGTAATTTCTTGTAGTACCGGTTGGACTGGTGTTTTCTGACTGCTTTGTTTATCAAAGAACTGCTTATTAAATTTAATATCTGCGATAATATCGGCTGTCCGGTAAATTTTATAATTTCACTCATTAGTTATTGTTTAAGCTTGGTAACTCAAACTTAACTAATCGGGCGGTTCTTCGGAACCGCTTTTTTATCTATTTTAGTCGGACAATAGTGATAAAAAATATGTAATTAACCCAAGTTGCGGGTTATAAAAGAGAAGAGCATAAGATATAACTTTGAGTTACGACACAAAAAGTAATATCAAATGCTCAACGAGGATAAAATTATAAGAATATTTTGTTTGATAGATGATTTATTAAAAGGTATTGGACATCAGGAAGATGTTTGTTGCCGGGTAAGCGACAGCGAAGTAATAACGACGGCAGAAACAACGGATATTTCATCCCAAAGGGATGACATGTTATAGTAGAAATACGACCTGCACGTTTGCCCCCTTCGGGGTTGAAAGCCTGATAATAATCATTCGTTCATCATTTTACACGTAAAGTTCTACGCTTGATGCGCATTAATAACTAACTTGTTGCAAGCCGTCTTTTCTATGAGAAGGCGGTTTGCATTTTATAAAGTCGACATGAGGCGACATAATAAAAATGCGCGGCGAGAACACCGCACACAGCATACAACAATAATTTGTTTAATTCAAAAACGGATTATATGCCACTTCCCAAAAGTTATTTTCAGGGTCGGAAAAATAGCCGCGATAACCGCCCCAAAAAACAGGTTCGGGCATTTTTTGTATGGTTACTTTTTTCTCAATCAGTGTTTGAAAAAAATCATTCACATCTTCTTGTGAAGGCAAGTTTATAGCGAGCGCAAAATTTTTATACCCGGCTAAAACCTGCGCCGTTCCTATATCTTCAGCCAATTCTTTTTCAGGGAACAAAGCAAATGTTAATCCGTTATCCATTTTAAAAAACACAATTCCTTCTTCATCATTACTTGTTTTCCAACCGAGCATATCTTTGTAAAAAGATTTCATTTTGTCTAAATCTTTTACACCGATTGTGATGAAAGAAATGTTTTGAATCATATTATTTTTTATTGAGATTCCCGCTTTCGCGGGAATGACGTGCAAGCGTTATCAAATATAATTTTCTTGTTCAATTTTTTTCTTCAAAATCCTTATAATCCCATAAATCATGGTTTAAAACAGTCCATACAAAAGCCCATCCACTTTGTTGATAATATTGCCGAGATGCTCTTCATTTTCTGCAAAGTTGATGTTGTCCACATCAATTACAAGCAATGGACCTTCTTTGTAACTTTCAATCCATTTGTCGTAGAGAACATTTAGTTTTTTCAGATAATCGAGGCGAATATTATCTTCATATTCCCTGCCTCGCTTTTGAATCTGTGCTACCAAAGCCGGCACCGACGCTTTTAGATAAATCAATAAATCCGGCGGCTTTACCATGCTTTTCAACGTCTTGAAAAAGTTGTAATAATTATTAAAATCGCGTGTGCTCATCAGGTTCATATCGTGAAGATTGGGCGCGAAAATATTGGCATCTTCATAAATGGTTCTGTCCTGAATCACGGTTTCCGTACCATTTTGGATTTCGAGCAATTGTTTCAAACGACTGTTGAGAAAATAAATCTGCAACTCGAAACTCCAGCGCGACATTTCATCATAAAAATCGTTGAGATAAGGATTGTGGTCAACATCTTCAAACTGCGGAATCCATTTGTAATGCTTGCTCAACAGTTGCGTGAGCGTGGTTTTCCCCGCTCCGATATTGCCCGCGACTGCGATGTGTTTAGGTTTGTTTTTGGCGGTAGCTTTTGCCATTATTCCAATAAATTAAAAAGTAAACATTTAAGTTCCGGGAAAAACCGGCTTAGCAAATTAATATTTAATTCCCATACTTTCACGCACAATTTTTATAGTTGCGCTTGCGCTTTCACGCGCTTTAGCGGCTCCTTTGCTCATCACTTTTTTCAAATACGTTTTGTCATTCTGAATAGCTGTGGCTTTCTCGCGAATGGGCGCAACAAACTTCGCCATATCTTCCGCCAACTGCTTTTTCATATCGCCGTATCGAATGCTGCATTTATTATAATCTTCTTCAAATTTTTTCAATGTATCTTCCTCACTTACCAGACTCATCAGTGTAAAAATGTTTTCAATATAGTCAGGTTTCTGCGAATTATCTTCCGTAGGACCGGAATCGGTTTTTGCCTTCATGATTTTTTTACGAATCAGTTCATCATCATCCGAAAGATAAATCGTAGCCATTTGGTTTTCACTCTTGCTCATTTTTCCATTGCCGTCGAGACTCATAATCTTAACCAAATCATGGCTGAAATTAAAGGCTTTCGGCTGAGGGAAAACCTCGCCGTACCTGTGATTGAAGCGTTCCGCAAAATTGCGCGCCATTTCCAAATGCTGCTCCTGGTCTTTGCCCACAGGTACTTTTACCGCGCGATGAATAAGAATATCCGCAGCCATTAAAACAGGATAGGTAAGTAATCCTGCATTTACATTTTCGGGTTGCAGGCGCACTTTATCTTTGAACGTAGGCACTTTTTCCAACTCGCCTTTGTAAGCAAGCATATTGATATATAAATACAACTCCGCAATTTCGGGAACATCGCTTTGCACATAGAGCGAAACTTTTTCAGGGTCAAGCCCGCAAGCAATATTTTCTGCGAGCACGCGATGCACGCTGTTTTGCAATTCTTTCGTGTCGGGATGCGTAGTTAAGCTGTGCCAATCGGCTACAAAAAAGTAACAATTATATTCATTCTGCATACGCACATAATTGCGCATGGCGCCAAAATAATTTCCAAGATGAAGAAATCCCGTTGGACGAATTCCGCTTAAAACAACTTCTTTTTGCATGGCAGCGAAGATAAGTATTTTGAGAGGATAAAAAGATGCAATAAATTTGTGTTACCTTAACAAAATCAATATGATTGAAGATACTAAAATAGAAACTTTGAAAGCAGAGAAGAGTGGGATAAAATGATTGAGGATTTAAATAAAACAAAAAAGATTTTCCCTAAAATAGTTATTGGCATGCTTCTTCTGACTTTTGCTCTTCCTTATATATCATTTAGAATAAGTAGAACAATAAATGAAATGATTTACACTCAAGAAATTACTTTTTGGGGATTTATAGATATCTTCCTTATTATATTCTTGTTTTTTGTTGAAATGATTTTTCCACGAGTAAAAATAAAACGGCTTAATGAACTTATAAGCCATAAAGAATAACAATATTTCAATTCCTATTTTCCAAAATCCTTTTCACAATTTTCTCTGTAAAAGCCCGTCCGTACTAAGTTTATTAAAATTATTTGAAGTATTCAAAAATAGTCAGCGTAATTAATTCTCTGTATTCTTCTTTAACAG from Arachidicoccus sp. BS20 encodes the following:
- a CDS encoding VOC family protein, with product MIQNISFITIGVKDLDKMKSFYKDMLGWKTSNDEEGIVFFKMDNGLTFALFPEKELAEDIGTAQVLAGYKNFALAINLPSQEDVNDFFQTLIEKKVTIQKMPEPVFWGGYRGYFSDPENNFWEVAYNPFLN
- a CDS encoding IS4 family transposase — translated: MSEIIKFTGQPILSQILNLISSSLINKAVRKHQSNRYYKKLPVRIHLISLLYGVFSYCNGLRELCEGMLACEGKLVHLGFDKAPARSTLSDANSKRSFLVFETIYTELLQQYHSFISDSRLRGLSIRNLKIIDSSTIQLFSELLRGVGRNTKDGSRKKGGIKVHTMMDAFSGVAEFVRMTAAREHDRKFLYELDLPANSWLVFDKAYNVYRQFLKWTEQKIWFVTRMKDNAVFHVTKVLVDRTKKKNAKGVLKEQYITIGVKTGNGQEQRLKLRRITFQTQDGKAYVFITNNFTLPASQIATIYKNRWMIELLFKQIKQNFPLRYFWGNSVNAIKMQVYCVLIAQLLMVVIRKKAATRKSFANMITVIRLHLMSYVSLLEFIKDTYKAWRKTHNASFAFTP
- a CDS encoding deoxynucleoside kinase; protein product: MAKATAKNKPKHIAVAGNIGAGKTTLTQLLSKHYKWIPQFEDVDHNPYLNDFYDEMSRWSFELQIYFLNSRLKQLLEIQNGTETVIQDRTIYEDANIFAPNLHDMNLMSTRDFNNYYNFFKTLKSMVKPPDLLIYLKASVPALVAQIQKRGREYEDNIRLDYLKKLNVLYDKWIESYKEGPLLVIDVDNINFAENEEHLGNIINKVDGLLYGLF
- the trpS gene encoding tryptophan--tRNA ligase, coding for MQKEVVLSGIRPTGFLHLGNYFGAMRNYVRMQNEYNCYFFVADWHSLTTHPDTKELQNSVHRVLAENIACGLDPEKVSLYVQSDVPEIAELYLYINMLAYKGELEKVPTFKDKVRLQPENVNAGLLTYPVLMAADILIHRAVKVPVGKDQEQHLEMARNFAERFNHRYGEVFPQPKAFNFSHDLVKIMSLDGNGKMSKSENQMATIYLSDDDELIRKKIMKAKTDSGPTEDNSQKPDYIENIFTLMSLVSEEDTLKKFEEDYNKCSIRYGDMKKQLAEDMAKFVAPIREKATAIQNDKTYLKKVMSKGAAKARESASATIKIVRESMGIKY